The Xanthomonas sontii genomic sequence CTTTCTCCGCGCCCATCGTGGCCATCAGCAACTGGCGGATGCGCAGGCCCGGGCCGTCGGCCGGATGCACGCTCCAGTCGGCCGCGCCGATCATGAAGGCACGGGTGCCGGTGCCGCCGGCCAGGCCGGTGGTTTCGGTGTCGAAGAACAGCAGGTCGGTGGGGTCCACCGCGTCCTCGCGGCGGGCGAAGGCCAGCGACAGCGCGCCGGCGGGGATCGGCTGCGGCAGGAACGCCTCGATCAGGTGCAGCCCGGGTGCGATCTCCACCCCGGGCAGGTGCCGGTCCGGCGCCGCGGCCGGTTTGCGTGCGCATGCAGCCGCGCTGGGCGCGACCGCACGCTCGCGCAGGCCGAGCAGGCGCCGCAGCGCGGACACATCGGTGCCGCCGCGGTCGAACGGGGCGATGGCGATGGGCGGCGCTACCGCGGTATCGGCGCCGCCGCTGCGCGGGGGAGCGGGTGGCGTGCGTGGGGCCGGCGTTGCAGTTGCCTGCGATACGATCTCGCGCGGCTGCGGCGCTGCCTGCCGCGGCGCTTGCGTGGACGTCGCCGCGGCAGTGCCTGCACGTGACGCGGGAGCCGCATCGGCCGTGGTGCGGCTGCCGGAGGACGCCGGCGCGCGCTCGGCGCTGGCGTCGCCGGCCTGCCGGCGCAGCGCGCGCAGGCGCTCCAGGCTGATGCTCATGCGCTCCACTCCGGCAGCGCATCGGCATCGGCATCGATGGCGATCGTGGTTGCGCCGTGCGCGTCCAGCGCCGTGTCGTCCTCGCCGTCGAGCAACAAGCGCAGCACGCGCAACGCCAGCGCCCGCGGCGTGGTCGCGCTTTCTTCCTGCGCGGCCAGTACCGGGCCGACGCAGGCCGGGCAGCCGGCCACGCAGTCGCAGCCCTGCACCAGTTCGCGCGCACGCTGCACCAGTTCGGCCTGGCGACGCCACAACGGCTCGCTGAGGCCGACGCCGCCGGGGAAGTTGTCGTACAGGTACACGGTGGGCACGAACTGCTGCAGTTCGACGCTGGCCGGCTCGCCGCTGTCGCCACCGCGCAACTGGCCGCGGCCCTTGGCGTCGGCCACCGCGAACCAGGCGCCGTCGCCGTCGCCCACCGCCTGCTGCAGATCGCGTGCGTCGGCCATCACCGCCACCGTGGCCACCACGTGCAGCGCGTAGGCCGCGCCCAGGAAACCGTCCAGCGCGTCCTGCTTGCTGCCGAACGCCTTGAGCAGGGTCGCCTGCGGCAACTGCCACCACACCGCGGTGGTGTGCAGTTCCTGGTCGGGCAGGTTGACCGGGCCGTAGCCGATGTTCTCGTGGGTGTAGTAGCGGATCTTCTTGTAGCCGGCCACGCGCCGCACCACGTGCACCTCGCCGTGGTGCGCGTCGCCGCGCCCGGCCGCGCCGCCGTCGAAGCGGTCCAGCACCTTGAGCTTGGTGAAGTCGATGCTGTCGGTGTAGTAGTCCACGTGGGTGCGGGTGACGTAGGCCTTGCGGCCTTCCCAGTCCAGCTTTTCCACCTGGTAGGGCGTGCTCTGCACCATGTGGATGGCGCCTTCGTACAGGGTCAGCGCGGCGGCGGAATAGTCGACCTCGGCGATGATCTGCTGCTTGCCGTCGGTCTTGTCCACCACCACGAAGTTGCCGTCGGCCACCGAGCGCAGACTCACCGCGTTGGCCGGGTAGCTGTCGGCGATCCACTCCCAGCGGTCGCCTTCCTGGTGCACCACCTCGCTCTCGGCCAGCGCCTCCAGGAACACCGCGGGGTCCACCGGGCCGAACGCCTCGCCGGCGACGAAGGTCAGCTCGAACGCGGCGCAGCGGATGTGGTCGAACAGGATCAGCGGCTGGTCCGGGGCGATACGGGCGTGTTCCGGCGAGGCATCGGCGAAGAAGTCCGGGTGCCGCACCACGTACTGGTCCAGCGGCTGCGAACTGGCCACCAGCACGCCCAGCGCCGGCTGCTGGCGACGTCCGGCGCGGCCGAAGCGCTGCCAGGTGGCGGCGACGCTGCCGGGGTAGCCGTTGAGCACCACCACGTCCAGCGCGCCGATGTCCACGCCCAGTTCCAGCGCCGAGGTGGAGACGATGCCGTCGATGCTGCCGGCGCGCATCGCCCGCTCGGCCTCGCGGCGCTCGCTGGGCAGGTAGCCGCCGCGGTAGGCGCGGATGCGCGGCGGCTTGCGCGGGTCGTGGTCGAAGATGTCCTTCAGGTACTTGGTCAGCACCTCCACCATCAACCGCGTCTGCGCGAACACCAGGGTCTTGAGCCCGGACTTGATGGCGATGCGCGCGATGCGGTTGCTCTGCGAGCGCGCCGAGGCGCGCAGGCCCAGGTCGGCGTTGACCACCGGCGGATTCCACAGCAGCACGTGCTTGTCGCCGCTGGGCGCGCCGGAGTCGGTGATCGCGTGCACGCGCTGCTCGATCAGCGCCTCGGCGTGCGCGCGCGGGTTGCCGATGGTCGCCGAGCACAGGATGAACTGCGGCGTGACGCCATAGAACGCGCAGATGCGCTTGAGCCGCCGCAGCACGTTGGCGACGTGGCTGCCGAACACGCCGCGGTAGGTGTGGATCTCGTCGATCACCACGTAGCGCAGGTTCTCGAAGAACTGCGCCCACTTGGTGTGATGCGGCAGGATCGCCTGGTGCAGCATGTCCGGGTTGCTGACCACGATGTCGCCGTGCAGGCGGATCGCCTGGCGCGCATCGCCGGGGGTGTCGCCGTCGAAGGTGAAGGCCTTCACCCCAAGGTCGCCGGCACGGTTGAGGTCCAGCAGCTCGGCCACCTGGTCCTGCGCCAGCGCCTTGGTCGGGAACAGGTACAGCGCCTTGGCCTGCACGGTCATCGCCGCGGCCACCACCGGCAGCGTGTAGCACAGCGACTTGCCCGAGGCGGTGGGGGTGACGATGGCCACGTGCTCGCCGCGCTGCGCCGCGTCCCAGGCCTCGGCCTGGTGGCTGTACAGCTGCGCGATGCCGCGTTCGCGCAATGCGGCGGCCAGCGCCGGCGGCACGTCGTCCGGGATCGGCGCGTAGCGGCCGGCCTGGCCGGGGATGGTGAAGCTGCCGGTGATGCGGTCGTGGTAGCGGCGCTCCAGCCGCGCGCTGAGCAGCGCGCCATCGCGCGAGGGCATCCCGTCGGTGGTGGACAGGGCGCGCTCGGCGTCCTCGGTGCGCGGGGCTAGGGCGTGGGCGGGCATCGGCACGGCTCTCAAAGCGGAACAGGGAAGCGAAATCGCGTCTCAGGGTATGAGACGGGCGCCGTCGAGGCGAGACGGGCAGGCTGAGCGGATTCAGGCTGGGCGATTGCATGCGGCACGCATCGCTGTTCGCACTGCATGCGGCAGCCTATTGGCGATGCGTGCCGGCCCTGCGCGTCTGTACCGACACAGAGGCCGTCTGCGCCGATGACACGCCCTCGGCAGCGCGTACTACGCAGATCAGGCTTGTGCCGATGGCCGTGTTCCGCGCGTGGCGCGAGGCTTTCGCTACCCGTCGTGCAATGACGGACCCCGTTCACACACTCAGGAGCGAATGCCATGGTCACCGCCGAATTTCTGCAGGATAACGGCTTCAGCAACAAGGCGTCGGTCGACGCCAACGTCTACATCAAGGATGTCACCAAGGCCCTGCCGTCTTCCGGCAACCTGCATGCGCATCTGAAGGTGACATTTGCCGATGCGCAGCGGGTGGCGTTCGAGATCCACGGCACTATCCGCGTCGACGCAGACGCGCAGGCATTGGGCAAACGTAGTGGCGACGACAGCACCATCGGTCGCGCTCTGTGGGTGTACGCGGATGGCACGTTCCGCACGTCGGTCGAAGCCGCCTTTTGGCAGGAGCAGGGCGGCGTCACCCCGTCCCAGCTCAAGACCTATGCGCGTAAGCTGAAGGATCAAGTGCGGCAATGGGAGCAGGCACTGGAGCGCGAAGGTGCCGATAGCCATCCTTCGCCGGCAGGAAACAAGCGCGCACTCGACGATCTGGACACGCGCTATCCGCTCGGTAAGTAATCGCCAGCGCGGTCTTGGCAGGATGCTGCGCGTGGCGAAGCAGGGATCAGCCGCTACGCGCGTATCCTGTGCGTCCCCCAGCACCAAGGCACCGCTTCCCGGAGTGCCGAAGATCGCCTTGTCCGCATCGACTTCCTCGCCAGCCCCGCACTACCGCACCGCCGCCGCGCGCCGCGCCGATCTGCTCGTGCATGCCGCCGGCCTGCTGCTGGCCGTGGTCGGCGGCGCGCTGCTGGTCTGGCGCGCCCATGCCAACGACGCGCTGATCGTGGCCACCAGCATCTACGCGCTGGGGCTGCTGACCATGTTCGCCTGCTCGGCGGCGTACAACTTCACCCCGCCGCAGCGCCAGCCGGTGCTGCGCAAGCTCGACCACGCCGGCATCTTCGTGATGATCGCCGGCTCCTACACGCCGTTCTTCGTGCTGGCGCTGTCCGGCGCCTGGGTCTGGTCGATGACCCTGGCGGTGTGGGGCGTGGCGCTGTTCGGGGTGTTCGCCAAGCTGTTCCTGCCGGGCATCGCCAAGGGCTTCTGGGTGGCGATCTACCTGCTGCTGGGCTGGGCGGGCATGGCGGCGGTCAAGCCGATCGTGGCCGGGCTGGACACGCCGGTGCTGTGGCTGATCGCCGCCGGCGGGGCGATCTACACGGTGGGCGTGGCGTTCTACGTGCGCAAGTCGATGCTCTACAACCGCGCGATCTGGCATGCGCACGTGCTGGGCGGCGCACTGGCGCACTGGTGCGCGATCTGGCTGTGCCTGCGCCCGCTGTCGGCGACGTGAACGGTGGCGCCGATGCGCTAGAGATGGCCGTGCCGCGTCCGTAAGCTCGGGCGTCATGGACAGCATGCACACAGCGGATCCGACCGGCCGGCGCCTGCGCACGATGCTGGCAATCGCCTTGCTGGCGACGTGCGCGAATGTGCAGGCACAACAGGCCGCGCCCGCCGCACCGGCCGCTGCGCCGCCGCCGCCCTCGGCCGCACCGCCGTCCACATCCGACGCCGCTGCGCAGCCCGACATCCAGACCCTGGGCGAAGTGCGCGCGCTGCCGCCGGACGAGGGCGAGCCGCTGGACCTGTATCGCTTCAAGAATCCGGTGTCGCCCCCGCCCAACCGCTTCGACAAGGACTGGCGTCCGCCGCCCTCGGTGGAGCAGGTCAGCCAGAGCGGCGGCTACATCGCGCTCGGTGTCTACTACCTGGCCGGCAAGGCGGCCAAGGGCCTGCACGCGCTGACCGGCGGCCCCGACCAGGTCCAGGCTGCCGTCGCGCGGCCACCTCCACAGCTGAGCGAGGCCGAACTGCAACGCGCCATGAAGGTGTGCGCGGAACAGGGCGGGGGCTGCGCAGCGGGGCCGTGAGCGCGCCGCCGCATAAGCGTCGCCCACCTCGGCGACCTCAGCCGCAGGCCCAGTCCAATCGCAGGTGCTGGATGTCCAGTTGCGCGATGCCGCCGCCGAAGTTGTAGCCGCCGAAGGCCTCGTCGAACTCGATGTAGTACGGGCTGAAGTCCGGGATGCCCTGTATCGGGCGCATGGTGCCGCCGAGGTGGTTGATGGCGTGGCCGGCGGCCCAGTCGTGCTCGCGGTAGTGCTCGCGGCTGACCACGCCGTCCTGCCAGTAGTAGAACGGCTGATAGCCGCCGGGATCGGGCGCGTCGCCGAACGTCTCGCGCGGCGGTACGCCGGCATTGGGATCGTGCTCGCGCCGGCGCAGCCGCAGCGGACGATGCAGGGCGAAACGGTCCGACGCCTGCGGCAGCGGCACGCTGCGCGCGTCCCACGCTTCGCATACTGTCGCGCTTCCGACCTGCAGCCATTCCGGCGGCGGCGTCTGCTGCAGCAACGGGCTGTCCACCAGCGGCGGCGGTCGGCATGGCGCGCCATCCACCTCTTCCTGCCGCAGCAGGATCAGCGCATAGGCGCAGTCCAGCAGGTCCTGCATGCGCCGCAGCCGCGGGTGGGCCTGCAGCGCGCGTTCGCGGAACGGTTGCAGCGCCGGGTCGGCCAGCGCCTGCGCGGGCGTGGCGATCGCGGCGTGCATCCCGTCCACTGTTCCGGCCGGGCCGCCGTCGTTATGGTCCGGCGCGGTGGCGAAGAACGACACCGCGACGATGTCCGGGCCGTGCACGCGGTAGTCCGGTGGCAGCCGCAGGGTGAAGCCGTGCTGCATCGGATAGCCACTCCACGGATCCAGCGGCCATTGCGCCGCGGCGATGCCCGGCGGCAGGCCGAAGCACCAGCCGTCGCTGTCGGGAGCGGGCGCGCCGTCGTGCCAATCTCCGGGTTCGATGTCGTAGGCGTGCACGGGCGTCTTCGACGGATCGCAGGGTGTGGTGGAGGGTTGACGCGACCGCGCCCTCAACGCCCGCCGCGCGTATAGCCTTCCAGTTCGTCGGCGCGGGAGCTGATCCGGCGCAGGGTGGCTTCGGCGCTTTGCAGGCCCGCCTCCTGGCCGCGTGCGCCGAACGCACGGTCGAGCTGTGCGGCCTGGTCGTTGGACTGCTGCCAGGTGTACTGCGCGTCCATCAGGCGGGACCGGTCGGTACCGCTGATGCGGTAGCGCAGCTTGTCGTAGGCGCGGTCCAGGCGCTCCTGCTGCACGCGCTGTTCGCGCTGGATGCAGCGCCGGCTCTCGTCCAGGCCCTGGGCCTGCTTGCGGCAGTCGTGGTAGGTGGCGGACAGGCCATCGCTCGGTGCAGCGGCGTCGGCGCCGGCCGGCGGCATCTGCTGCAGTTGCTGCTGCATCTGCTGGATCTGTTGGGCCTGCTGCTGCAGCAGGCGCTGCTGTTGCTGCAGTTGCGCATCGCGCGGGTCGGTCTGCTGCGCGGCGGCACTGCCGCACACGCCGGCGACCATCGCGGCGATCAGCCAGGCGCGCAGCCGGCGCTGGCGCTGGGTTCCCTGGTGCTGGTGCATCGTCCTTCTCCTTCGATCGGCAGCCGATCCTGCCGCGCGCCGCATCGCCGGTGCGCGGTCGAGGTGGGGCCAAGCATACGGGAAGGCGGTGATGGCTTCATGGCACGGCGATGCGGGCGCTCAGCGGGGAGACACCGCGCTCGTCGAAGGCTTCGACGGCGAACACGTAGTCCTGGTCGCGGTTCAGCGCCCGGATCTCCAGGTCGGTGCCGCGGTCGGCGAACACCTGGTAGGTGAGGTTGAGGCGGTCGGCACGCAGGCCCCAGCGCACGTTGTAGCCGACCGCGCCGGGCACCGCCTGCCAGTGCACGCGGGCATTGCGGCGGTCGGCATCGCGCTGCGCGACAACGCCGGTCGGCGCCGGCGGCGGGGCGCCGTCGGCGTTGCCGAACACGCGCAGGTCGCTGATCGCCAGGTGGGCGGCGCCGACGTGGCCGTGCACGTAGCGGATGTAGCGGGTGCGCACCGGCGCGGGCAATTGCAGGTAGGCGTTGGGCCGGTCGCGGCGGTCGGCGCCGTCGCCGACCTCGGCCAGCGGCAGCCAGTGGCGGCCGTCGCGCGAGTGCTGCAGCCGGAACGCGGTGTAGATGTCCGGCGCATCGCCGTAGCGGCCGGCACGGTAGTCGGCGAAGTTGACCTGCACCGCGCGCACGCTGCGTTCCCCGCCCAGGTCCACGGTGAGGGTCTCGCCGGGCGTGTTGCGTGCGGCCACCCAGTAGCTGCGCGGGTCCTCGTCGGTGGCGCGGTCGGCGGCGAAGCCGTCCAGGGTGGACGAGGCGGTGGCCGGCTTGCGGTAGGACAGCAGCATCCAGCCGGTGAACAGCGCCTCCGGGTCGGCCACCGGGCCGTCCGGCATCCAGTGCGGGAAATCGCCGAAGCGGGTGGACACGCGCATCTGCCCGTCGGCGGCGAACGCGGCGGGGAACAGCACGATGCGCCGTTCGAAGGTCCAGTTGGCGCCGATCCAGGCGGTGCCGCTGTTCCACCAGTTGCCGTGCGCGTCCTGGAAGGTGGAGCCGTGGCCGGCGCCCTGCATGAAACCGCCGGGCTTGTACGCCACCGGGTTGTACGCCGCATAGACGAACGGGCCGAGCGGGTGCTCGCCGACGTACACGCCGTTGGCGTAGGCGTTGTACTCGCTGCCGGGCGCGCCGTACTGCAGGTAGTAGCGGCCGCCGGTCTTGGTCATCCAGGCGCCTTCCAGGTAGCTGCCGATCGGGCTGCCGTCGGGGAAGCGGGCACCGCGGTGGTCGGGGCCGAAGCGCTCCCAGCCGTGCTGCGCCGGGTCCAGCGCGAGCAAGGGCGTCGGCACGCCGCGGAAGGCGAACCCCTGCGCGTTGCGATCCATGGCGATGCCATACAGCGGATAGCGGTCCGACGAGCCCCAGTACAGGTACCACTGGCCGTCGTCGTCGATGAACAGGTCCGGGTCCCAGGGGCCGGGCGGCACGTCGCTGAGCGGGCGGCCCTTCATCTCGGTGCCGATCGGCTGGGCGCGCGGCAGCTTGGGCAGCAGCCGGGTCAGGAAGTCGAGCTTGCCGCTGGCCGGGTCGCGGGTCTGCAGCAGCGGGCGCGGTTCGAAGGCCGACTGCATGATCACCAGGCGGTCGCCGTCGGCCACCACCGCCGGTGCGACGATGCTCTCGAACGGCCAGCGGCTGGGCGTGACGAACTGCCAGTCGAGCAGGTTGCTGGAGCGCCAGTAGCCGTCGGCCAGCGTCTGGAACAGATAGTAGGCGTCGCCGAAGCGCACGAACACCGGGTCGGCGCCGGTGCGGTAGGAAATGCCTTCGTTGAGTTGCTCGAAGTTGTAGCGGTAATCCAGGTCGATCGGATTGGCGTAGCTGCGCTGGCCTGGCGCCTGCGCCGCGGCCAGCCCGGCGGACGCCAGCAGCGCCAGCGTTGCGAATGCTCTGAACATGGCGATGGCCTTCCCCCGTGGCGGCGCCGGCTACCGTAGCAAACGCAGCGGCAGGGCGCGATGCGGCAGGCCATGCCGCCGCGGTTACCATGGCGCCCGCCCGTTCCCCGCTGCCGTGCTGCGGCCGCGGCGCCTTCCCTCGCCGACCGCCGACTCCATGACCGCCAACGTTTCGCCGCGCCGCCTGCTGCCCGTGTTGTTGTCGTCCTTGCTGTTCGCGGCCGCTGCCGCCTTCGCCAACGACAGCAGCATCGGCGACGCCAATGGCTCCATCGAACTGATCCGCCAGCCGGACATCCGCATGAGCAAGGAAGACCTGTTCATCAGCGAGGAGCGGGTGCAGGTGGACTACGTGTTCACCAACACCAGCACGCGCGAGCTGCTGGTGCCGATCGCCTTCCCGATGCCGCCGATGTACTTCGGCATGGCCGACCACAGCGCGCTCACCGACTTCAGGCTGTGGGTGGACGGCAAGCCGGTGCGCACTGAGCGCAAGCTGGTGGCGAAGCTGGACGGCAGCGACATCTCGCGCGCCTGGGCGGCCAGCGGCTGGACGCCGGACGACCTGGCCGAGTATGTCGAGGGCGGCACCGTCCCGGCCGGTCGCAAGCCGTTGCCCGCGCGCTGGTTCGACGCCGACGGGCAGCCGCGCTTCACCCTCAGCGAGTACTTCGTCTGGCAGCAGCGTTTTCCCGCCGGCGGCACGGTGGCGATCCGCCACAGCTACGTGCCCAGCGTCGCCACCGGCGTGCCGATGCCGGCCAGCGACCTGATCGGCGAGTACGCCAAATCCACCTGCCTGGACGCCGCCACCCAACAGCGCCTGCGTCGCCGCGCCGGCGCCAACGGCCTGCAGTGGAGCAACCTGCGCTACGTGCTGCGCACCGGCGCCAACTGGAAGGGCCCGATCCAGGACTTCCACCTGACCCTGAAGAAGCGCGCGCCCGGCGACCTGCTCAGCCTGTGCTTCGACGGCGAGCTGCAGCGCCTCGATGCGCTGACCTTCGAGTTCCGCCAGCGCGACTTCGTGCCCGAGCGCGACCTGGACATCCTGTTCCTGCGCTGACGCGCCATCGGCGCCCGCAGCGGCCGGCCGCGCCGAAGCCGACATCCGGCTGAACGCCGATGCGGCGCGGTCGGCAGTTTCGACCCGAC encodes the following:
- a CDS encoding hemolysin III family protein, with the translated sequence MSASTSSPAPHYRTAAARRADLLVHAAGLLLAVVGGALLVWRAHANDALIVATSIYALGLLTMFACSAAYNFTPPQRQPVLRKLDHAGIFVMIAGSYTPFFVLALSGAWVWSMTLAVWGVALFGVFAKLFLPGIAKGFWVAIYLLLGWAGMAAVKPIVAGLDTPVLWLIAAGGAIYTVGVAFYVRKSMLYNRAIWHAHVLGGALAHWCAIWLCLRPLSAT
- a CDS encoding lysozyme inhibitor LprI family protein, whose product is MHQHQGTQRQRRLRAWLIAAMVAGVCGSAAAQQTDPRDAQLQQQQRLLQQQAQQIQQMQQQLQQMPPAGADAAAPSDGLSATYHDCRKQAQGLDESRRCIQREQRVQQERLDRAYDKLRYRISGTDRSRLMDAQYTWQQSNDQAAQLDRAFGARGQEAGLQSAEATLRRISSRADELEGYTRGGR
- a CDS encoding ribonuclease H-like domain-containing protein, yielding MSISLERLRALRRQAGDASAERAPASSGSRTTADAAPASRAGTAAATSTQAPRQAAPQPREIVSQATATPAPRTPPAPPRSGGADTAVAPPIAIAPFDRGGTDVSALRRLLGLRERAVAPSAAACARKPAAAPDRHLPGVEIAPGLHLIEAFLPQPIPAGALSLAFARREDAVDPTDLLFFDTETTGLAGGTGTRAFMIGAADWSVHPADGPGLRIRQLLMATMGAEKAMLEAFRAWLRPGTVLSSYNGRCYDAPLLKTRYRLARCADPLSALDHVDLLHPTRRRYRGTWENCKLATIERQLLRVVREDDLPGSEAPAAWLGYLRGGNARNLRRVAAHNHQDVVTLALLLQRLVAAEAEERALAAAASA
- a CDS encoding DUF4424 family protein produces the protein MTANVSPRRLLPVLLSSLLFAAAAAFANDSSIGDANGSIELIRQPDIRMSKEDLFISEERVQVDYVFTNTSTRELLVPIAFPMPPMYFGMADHSALTDFRLWVDGKPVRTERKLVAKLDGSDISRAWAASGWTPDDLAEYVEGGTVPAGRKPLPARWFDADGQPRFTLSEYFVWQQRFPAGGTVAIRHSYVPSVATGVPMPASDLIGEYAKSTCLDAATQQRLRRRAGANGLQWSNLRYVLRTGANWKGPIQDFHLTLKKRAPGDLLSLCFDGELQRLDALTFEFRQRDFVPERDLDILFLR
- a CDS encoding DEAD/DEAH box helicase encodes the protein MPAHALAPRTEDAERALSTTDGMPSRDGALLSARLERRYHDRITGSFTIPGQAGRYAPIPDDVPPALAAALRERGIAQLYSHQAEAWDAAQRGEHVAIVTPTASGKSLCYTLPVVAAAMTVQAKALYLFPTKALAQDQVAELLDLNRAGDLGVKAFTFDGDTPGDARQAIRLHGDIVVSNPDMLHQAILPHHTKWAQFFENLRYVVIDEIHTYRGVFGSHVANVLRRLKRICAFYGVTPQFILCSATIGNPRAHAEALIEQRVHAITDSGAPSGDKHVLLWNPPVVNADLGLRASARSQSNRIARIAIKSGLKTLVFAQTRLMVEVLTKYLKDIFDHDPRKPPRIRAYRGGYLPSERREAERAMRAGSIDGIVSTSALELGVDIGALDVVVLNGYPGSVAATWQRFGRAGRRQQPALGVLVASSQPLDQYVVRHPDFFADASPEHARIAPDQPLILFDHIRCAAFELTFVAGEAFGPVDPAVFLEALAESEVVHQEGDRWEWIADSYPANAVSLRSVADGNFVVVDKTDGKQQIIAEVDYSAAALTLYEGAIHMVQSTPYQVEKLDWEGRKAYVTRTHVDYYTDSIDFTKLKVLDRFDGGAAGRGDAHHGEVHVVRRVAGYKKIRYYTHENIGYGPVNLPDQELHTTAVWWQLPQATLLKAFGSKQDALDGFLGAAYALHVVATVAVMADARDLQQAVGDGDGAWFAVADAKGRGQLRGGDSGEPASVELQQFVPTVYLYDNFPGGVGLSEPLWRRQAELVQRARELVQGCDCVAGCPACVGPVLAAQEESATTPRALALRVLRLLLDGEDDTALDAHGATTIAIDADADALPEWSA
- a CDS encoding family 43 glycosylhydrolase, with protein sequence MFRAFATLALLASAGLAAAQAPGQRSYANPIDLDYRYNFEQLNEGISYRTGADPVFVRFGDAYYLFQTLADGYWRSSNLLDWQFVTPSRWPFESIVAPAVVADGDRLVIMQSAFEPRPLLQTRDPASGKLDFLTRLLPKLPRAQPIGTEMKGRPLSDVPPGPWDPDLFIDDDGQWYLYWGSSDRYPLYGIAMDRNAQGFAFRGVPTPLLALDPAQHGWERFGPDHRGARFPDGSPIGSYLEGAWMTKTGGRYYLQYGAPGSEYNAYANGVYVGEHPLGPFVYAAYNPVAYKPGGFMQGAGHGSTFQDAHGNWWNSGTAWIGANWTFERRIVLFPAAFAADGQMRVSTRFGDFPHWMPDGPVADPEALFTGWMLLSYRKPATASSTLDGFAADRATDEDPRSYWVAARNTPGETLTVDLGGERSVRAVQVNFADYRAGRYGDAPDIYTAFRLQHSRDGRHWLPLAEVGDGADRRDRPNAYLQLPAPVRTRYIRYVHGHVGAAHLAISDLRVFGNADGAPPPAPTGVVAQRDADRRNARVHWQAVPGAVGYNVRWGLRADRLNLTYQVFADRGTDLEIRALNRDQDYVFAVEAFDERGVSPLSARIAVP